The proteins below come from a single Hemibagrus wyckioides isolate EC202008001 linkage group LG22, SWU_Hwy_1.0, whole genome shotgun sequence genomic window:
- the zbtb26 gene encoding zinc finger and BTB domain-containing protein 26 isoform X2, with the protein MAQDGVILQFSFATFGDSMLQKMNMLRKDRRFCDVIVHINDTEIPGHKVVFAAGSPFLRDQFFLQDSHEVVISTLQDAEVGRRLLLSCYTGTLEFPELELVHYLTVASFLQMGHIVEQCTKALNKFIKPQKVEDSHRSQQTNITTQLREPQHIQTVFDDDDDDEEVDNVIEDDNDDDVIIEPRSPPMFQRKCQGEESPINIIKVESVDDRMQISQNLQPGPARSPALCSPEPQHSLINSTVETRPADVTPNATLDYAHSSPGPSGMEKENVWSCSRNADKGMQWYHQCPKCARVFRQLENYANHLKMHKLFMCLLCGKTFTQKGNLHRHMRVHAGIKPFQCKICGKTFTQKCSLLDHLNLHSGDKPHRCNYCEMVFAHKPVLRKHLKQIHGKNSFDNANEGSMLEGF; encoded by the coding sequence ATGGCACAGGACGGCGTTATTTTGCAATTCAGTTTCGCCACATTTGGTGACTCCATGCTCCAGAAGATGAACATGCTCCGAAAGGACAGACGTTTTTGCGATGTCATTGTGCACATCAATGACACTGAGATTCCTGGTCACAAAGTTGTGTTTGCTGCTGGCTCTCCTTTCCTCAGAGATCAGTTTTTCCTTCAGGACTCGCACGAAGTTGTAATATCGACACTTCAGGACGCAGAAGTTGGACGGAGACTTCTTCTCTCTTGCTATACAGGGACACTCGAGTTCCCGGAGCTGGAACTGGTCCACTATCTGACTGTAGCCAGTTTCCTACAGATGGGCCACATTGTGGAGCAATGCACAAAAGCTCTGAATAAGTTTATTAAGCCTCAGAAAGTTGAGGATTCCCATCGTTCTCAGCAGACTAACATCACCACACAGCTGCGAGAGCCACAGCATATACAAACAgtctttgatgatgatgatgatgatgaagaggtgGACAATGTGATCGAAGACGATAACGATGATGATGTAATCATTGAACCAAGATCACCTCCTATGTTTCAGAGAAAATGTCAAGGAGAAGAAAGTCCCATCAACATCATTAAAGTCGAATCAGTGGACGATCGAATGCAAATATCTCAAAATTTACAGCCTGGTCCTGCCCGGTCCCCTGCTCTGTGCTCCCCAGAGCCCCAGCACTCGCTCATTAACTCAACTGTAGAGACACGGCCTGCTGACGTGACCCCTAACGCCACTCTCGACTATGCTCACTCCTCTCCTGGTCCCAGTGGCATGGAAAAGGAGAACGTGTGGAGCTGCTCTCGGAATGCTGACAAAGGCATGCAGTGGTACCACCAGTGCCCAAAATGTGCCCGTGTCTTCCGACAGCTGGAGAACTACGCCAACCACTTGAAGATGCACAAGCTGTTTATGTGCCTTCTCTGCGGCAAGACGTTCACACAGAAAGGGAACCTGCACCGGCACATGCGCGTCCATGCCGGAATCAAGCCGTTCCAGTGCAAAATTTGTGGCAAGACATTCACGCAAAAGTGTTCGCTGCTTGATCACTTGAACCTGCACAGCGGCGATAAACCGCACCGCTGCAACTACTGTGAAATGGTGTTCGCTCACAAACCTGTCCTGCGCAAACATTTGAAGCAGATCCATGGCAAAAACAGTTTTGACAATGCTAATGAAGGTAGCATGCTCGAAGGGTTTTAA
- the zgc:101858 gene encoding 3-oxoacyl-[acyl-carrier-protein] reductase FabG has product MASPDAIKAFSLKDKVALITGASSGIGAGTALLFSKLGAQLALNGRDMDNLSKVAKECEECGGQKPLLVPGDLTDEDAIKKTVEETVARFGRLDVLVNSAGILAMGTIETTDLAQYDKVMNINVRSVYHLTHLCVPHLIQTKGCIVNVSSVNGQRSFPGVLAYCMSKSAIDQFTRCVALELAPKQVRVNSVGPGVIITEVHKRAGLDEEQYKQFLEKCKVTHALGRPGEVEEVAQAIAFLASDAATFITGVNLPVDGGRHAMCPR; this is encoded by the exons ATGGCATCGCCGGACGCTATTAAA GCTTTCTCGCTGAAGGATAAAGTGGCGTTAATCACAGGAGCGAGCTCAGGTATCGGAGCTGGAACTGCGCTACTCTTCTCCAAACTCGGAGCTCAACTCGCCCTCAATGGCCGTGACATGGACAACCTCAGCAAAGTGGCCAAAGAGTGTGAAGAGTGCGGTGGCCAAAAG CCACTTTTGGTGCCAGGAGACTTGACCGATGAGGACGCAATAAAGAAAACTGTTGAAGAAACTGTTGCCCGCTTTGGGCGCCTGGACGTTCTTGTTAACAGTGCAGGAATCCTTGCCATGGGCACCATCGAGACCACTGACTTGGCACAGTATGATAAGGTGATGAACATTAACGTCAG ATCAGTTtaccacctcacacacttgtGTGTGCCACATTTGATTCAGACTAAGGGCTGCATTGTAAACGTGTCCAGTGTCAATGGCCAGCGATCA TTTCCTGGAGTGCTTGCATACTGCATGTCCAAGTCTGCCATTGACCAGTTTACTCGCTGTGTAGCTCTTG AGCTGGCACCAAAGCAAGTACGAGTCAACTCTGTTGG GCCAGGTGTGATCATAACAGAGGTCCACAAGCGTGCAGGTCTGGATGAAGAGCAGTATAAACAG TTCCTTGAGAAATGTAAAGTCACGCATGCCCTTGGCCGACCAGGTGAGGTAGAGGAAGTGGCTCAGGCAATCGCCTTCCTGGCCTCAGATGCTGCTACCTTTATTACAGGTGTGAACCTCCCAGTGGATGGAGGCCGTCATGCTATGTGTCCACGATAG
- the zbtb26 gene encoding zinc finger and BTB domain-containing protein 26 isoform X1 translates to MVAQAAMAQDGVILQFSFATFGDSMLQKMNMLRKDRRFCDVIVHINDTEIPGHKVVFAAGSPFLRDQFFLQDSHEVVISTLQDAEVGRRLLLSCYTGTLEFPELELVHYLTVASFLQMGHIVEQCTKALNKFIKPQKVEDSHRSQQTNITTQLREPQHIQTVFDDDDDDEEVDNVIEDDNDDDVIIEPRSPPMFQRKCQGEESPINIIKVESVDDRMQISQNLQPGPARSPALCSPEPQHSLINSTVETRPADVTPNATLDYAHSSPGPSGMEKENVWSCSRNADKGMQWYHQCPKCARVFRQLENYANHLKMHKLFMCLLCGKTFTQKGNLHRHMRVHAGIKPFQCKICGKTFTQKCSLLDHLNLHSGDKPHRCNYCEMVFAHKPVLRKHLKQIHGKNSFDNANEGSMLEGF, encoded by the exons ATG GTAGCGCAGGCAGCCATGGCACAGGACGGCGTTATTTTGCAATTCAGTTTCGCCACATTTGGTGACTCCATGCTCCAGAAGATGAACATGCTCCGAAAGGACAGACGTTTTTGCGATGTCATTGTGCACATCAATGACACTGAGATTCCTGGTCACAAAGTTGTGTTTGCTGCTGGCTCTCCTTTCCTCAGAGATCAGTTTTTCCTTCAGGACTCGCACGAAGTTGTAATATCGACACTTCAGGACGCAGAAGTTGGACGGAGACTTCTTCTCTCTTGCTATACAGGGACACTCGAGTTCCCGGAGCTGGAACTGGTCCACTATCTGACTGTAGCCAGTTTCCTACAGATGGGCCACATTGTGGAGCAATGCACAAAAGCTCTGAATAAGTTTATTAAGCCTCAGAAAGTTGAGGATTCCCATCGTTCTCAGCAGACTAACATCACCACACAGCTGCGAGAGCCACAGCATATACAAACAgtctttgatgatgatgatgatgatgaagaggtgGACAATGTGATCGAAGACGATAACGATGATGATGTAATCATTGAACCAAGATCACCTCCTATGTTTCAGAGAAAATGTCAAGGAGAAGAAAGTCCCATCAACATCATTAAAGTCGAATCAGTGGACGATCGAATGCAAATATCTCAAAATTTACAGCCTGGTCCTGCCCGGTCCCCTGCTCTGTGCTCCCCAGAGCCCCAGCACTCGCTCATTAACTCAACTGTAGAGACACGGCCTGCTGACGTGACCCCTAACGCCACTCTCGACTATGCTCACTCCTCTCCTGGTCCCAGTGGCATGGAAAAGGAGAACGTGTGGAGCTGCTCTCGGAATGCTGACAAAGGCATGCAGTGGTACCACCAGTGCCCAAAATGTGCCCGTGTCTTCCGACAGCTGGAGAACTACGCCAACCACTTGAAGATGCACAAGCTGTTTATGTGCCTTCTCTGCGGCAAGACGTTCACACAGAAAGGGAACCTGCACCGGCACATGCGCGTCCATGCCGGAATCAAGCCGTTCCAGTGCAAAATTTGTGGCAAGACATTCACGCAAAAGTGTTCGCTGCTTGATCACTTGAACCTGCACAGCGGCGATAAACCGCACCGCTGCAACTACTGTGAAATGGTGTTCGCTCACAAACCTGTCCTGCGCAAACATTTGAAGCAGATCCATGGCAAAAACAGTTTTGACAATGCTAATGAAGGTAGCATGCTCGAAGGGTTTTAA